The Plasmodium knowlesi strain H genome assembly, chromosome: 12 sequence TTGGTCGATTTCGGTGTTATCTCATAACATATCTCAATATCCTTGTCACTCTTTACGTCGCATATTTCACTGGACAAAATGATGGAATCTGTTTCTATGCACCCTAAATAGTATTCAAAGAAGACTCCCTTGTCTCTTATCAACTCAGCTCTCTTTTTCGACGCCTCGAATTCTTTCATCCTGGCTAACTTTATCTGCTCATAGTTGTACATGCTTATGTCCTCTATAATTTCGACTGCGTGGGAGAAAGGGAGCGATTTGTTTGAATAATCATTTGAGAgcatatgcatgtgtgtatgtacggGGGGGATGGAGGGCATAATAAAGGAGAACCAATATGCATCAAAcaatgccaaaaaaaaaaaaaaaaaaaaaaaaaaaaaaaaaaaaacacttcaATCTCGCGAAtgggaaaagaggaaaaaaaaaatataggttCCTCTTTCACCTCAGTTGAATCACTTACTGTCACTGAATCCTTCCATAGACATGCCGTAGTTACACCTTCCATGATGTACTCTCCCAAAGTTACCAAATTTTGACACTGTGTTGCACGGAGGTTGGTTCTCATTTAAGCTTATAATTTCTATCACGTCGCTATCATAGCTCTCCTCCCCCAAACGGCCAACTGATTTTCCATAattattctcttcattttttaaataatttgagCTTGTCATTtaagataaaaatattcatttatGGTTTTACAGATgagaaacaagaaaaaaaaaaaaaatataaaataaaataaagaaataaatacaaaaaattatcaaacgtgtaatgttaaaaaaaaaaaaaaaaaaaaagaattaaacgAATAAGGGTCTAATTATAACAAGGTATacttaaaataaatgaatcaCATACTTTTTCGACGATACAAAATcgtatttaaaagaaatgtcgTCCAATGAAAAGCTGCGCACTGAGATGGGAGCTCTTTAGTATCTCCACATTTCATCTGTGCGTACTTTCACCTCTCTGTCTTTTCACCTTTAAGGTTTACACCTCCACGGAGCACACCTACATGCCCATTCATCAAAACGCGCGTGCCTCAAGACGTGCTATGAGGTCTATCCTTATTTGCTACTTTGCATGACTagggaaatatatacacaggCAGTTAGCGCGTGTGGGCATGTAGACATGTGGAGTGCTCCTTCTCATGGGGAACGCCTTATCCGCGGTGGAATCAACGCGCGAAAAGTCTTAAGGGTGTCGAACATTAcatgcctcttttttttttacttcccaaGAGGAGATAAAATGTACGTTCGTCCAGTGAATGTGTGTTGAAGAACACTATACAAATGGTTTCgcagtataaaaaaaaaaaaaaaaaaaaaaaaaaatgcgaaaatgagaaggaaaaggggtgaaaaattgagaaaagaGAAGACAAGGTGAAGACAAAAATCATCAACTCAAATgcttataaaaataaaaactgaAACAAAGGCGCAGGTGCGCACACTGATGAAAGGAAGGACATACGAAGGAACAAAGCAGTGGCCTAGGTACACATTTGCACATACGTAATTGCATGTACCATCGCATCAATGGCCTTTTGACTTTGTGATGAATGATCAGAGGTAGAAAAAGGCTTACAGTTCTACCTTATGCACATTCGTGTACGAGCTTTTACTTGCCATCGAAATATATCTTATGATGATAAATAACTCATTCCCCGTGATTATTTAACTccattaaaaaaggagagagtTTTGTAAAGTGCACACAATAAATTTAAGGTGTTAAAAAACATTACAACTGCTTGGGGAGTTTCGAATTTATGTGAATTATTTATACTTAGGATTGGCGTAATTATAACATTGCTAATGATAACAATATtgttatgatttttttttttttttttttttttttctcattgattgtatatttttttcgtgtaaGTTGGGCTATTCACCATTTGgaacgtttaaaaaaaaaaaaaaaaaaaggagaacaaaACGGGATagagtaaaataaaaggagaaggttAACAAGGGGAAacgggaaaacaaaatgagagAGCGGGAAAATGATAAGTACACGAGAAACAGAGAAATCAAAACCTAATTTGGACCGCCGGTATGTGTTTTTATACttataaaggaaaacactATAACTATTTAATGTGAAATTTCTCATCTTTAAATGGGCCATGGTGAATGATGTTACACGAAGCAGGCAACAAAGAAAACTTCCTTTCAGTGGTTCATACAAGCTAtgacttttcatttttgcaattttgtgCGATACTCTTTTTGTGTCGTGTTcttatgggaaaaaaaaaaaaaaaaaaaagtagtaaaACTGTGGTGTATACGAGAACGGTTAAGGCATTTCCGACGTGGAGATAACGCGTCCAATTTGTCACTTGTCAACGGTAAACCTGTCATTCGCAAATTTGCCAAATGTGTAAATTCGCCATATGACATATGTGTCattgcaaaaataaatgtatgcatgtgGGCAATAGCGCGGGTAGGAGGATATCAAAAAAAGGCGGCAAAAAGGAACGATTTATTTTGCCAAGGGCGATGATATGAAATGTTTTCCGGGGGGGCCCATCATCCGCATTCCTACCTCGCGTATCTTTGCCTATCTCCTTATTGCTTGAGAAAATGTTCCAAAATATTCCCCCCTGCCATTTATGTAAAATTTggcgcgcaaaaaaaaaaaaaaataaaataaaataaaacgcgAAAAAGTGccaacacattttttaaacaccCTGCGCGGAAAGTCCATTTCCCTTCAACAGAAAGGACTTCCTTTAAACCTCTCCATTTCTCTTCCGCTTAACATTCTTTAACTGAAGCAAATAGGAGCAAGCGTgcaaacgggaaaaaaaaaaaaaataaaataaaataaaccgTCCCCCACATACTTTGAAAAATAACTAACGCCCATTTGGTATGCCATTCCTAGCGGGCTTAAACACATAAGCACAATTTATAAATGATAAGTACTGCTAAGCGTATCTTCTATGTTTACACAATAGCACTAATTTAAGGCCTCTTTTACTGCACATAACGCTGAAAGGCACACGCATGCTCATTCGCATATGTGTAGTGTTTATTGCATGTTAAATTGCGCACGTTTGAggtgtacctttttttttttttttttttttttttttttttgcgttcaCACGCtaggatttaaaaaaaaaaaaaatactacaCAATGCgcagatatatatgtatatatattttttttttttttttttggggggtgtGGGGGAGAagtaacaaaataaaaagccCTTCGCGCTCACATTTTTGGTTTAACTAAGTACACGCACCTTGCACATAGGTACGGACAagtacacaaaaaataagcacATTTTTTCTGGCTCCAAACTGCGAAATGTAAATCGTGGAAGATTACGCGGAAGCTTTAACCTTCACGCATACTTCCTTAGTAGCAAGTTGccaagttggaaaaaaaaaaaaaaaaaaagtaaaataaaaataaaatacaataCGATCGTTAAAatgtttaatatttttccgcGCTTGCTTGTTCAcatattttaacaaaaaaaaaaaaaaaaaaaaaaaaatatgaatatgaatatatatattttttaaatcatctttaaaaaaaaataataaaataaaaaatgcgcaCGGTATgttaattacatttttttttcgcattctTGTCAAATATATTTGGCATGTGAGCACGCCTTGTGagtgtataattttttcgagCCGCGAACGCAGCATTATACAGTGGCACACGGTGTAGTTTCTTACCAGTTAGCGCGTATTTTTCTCGCGGTGGGCTtacacggaaaaaaatgcgcTCAAGAAATTTCACAAGAGCTGTGCACAGCGTTCGTTTTCCGAACAAGTAACGCAAAAGGCACCGCAGAGAATTGCAcaaaggggagggggaatATAATACGGGCGTCCAGGGGTGAACCTTCACTCtgttcacctttttcctGTGTGTCTCTTCGCGCGATCATCGTTCATTGGCCCATTGCAGAAAACGCTCGCCCACTTTGCAAGTGTGCAACTGTATAATCATAACAGAAAAACGCATTTTATCGCCACACAGTTAAAgccaattttgaaaatggaTTACCAAGGAGACATTATTGATGAGGATAGCATGACCCCTAGGGTCTTTGATCGAACGAAAAAAAGCATGGGCATGAAGAACTTCAGCATGAAGAACTTCAACATGAAGAACAATGAGATGGAGAATAGCCCAActaaaaaacaaacaaatagaaaaaagTCGAGAAATTTTAACATGGAAGAAGGTGATAACAGATCGATTAGCAAAATCAAGAGAGTCAAAAAGGACATTACCAAAACAGGATACGATTACACGAATATGCAGAAGATGGAAGGAATGTACACAAACGAAATGACAGATgggggaagggagaaaatagaTAATGTAGACAACGCAGACACGAATGGTCGCTTCACAACCAATACgatggaaaaaagtgaatccTCTTTTATGAATAACGGATGGcaaacaccaaaaaaaagtaacgtAGGAATGTACTATTCCGGTATTGATAATCCATCAAcattgaaaaaatacaaaacacCATGTGAAATGGATATGATAAATCCTGATGAAAGCTTAATAGGTAATAAGTGCATTACTATAAATAATTATGTGAACCCTCCAAAATATGTAGCCCCTGTTGTAACCCCTAGTAAATTTCCCTTATCAGGGGAAAATAACCCACAAATGACATATGATGATTTCCGTTGCCTTTTCAAACACAAAGCGTGCATTATAAGTGAGCACGAATTTAACAGCAAGAAAAATTCCAATCAAATTGACAATTacgaaaataaatacatagaGTGTTTCACGTCCAACTATGAAAACAACTCGTGGCCAAATAAGAAGGAGGTATCTCCGTCTTTGAGAAGATCCAACACGAAAATGTTAAACATTAGTAAGGAATCCCCCAGGAgtgggaagaggaagatgtcAAATGGGATGAAGGTGAGCACCAAGAGGATGCTCAACATTTTGGACGAGTATGGTAAGAATAAGGGCGATAAGGAAAATGGAGTTAACAGTGGCACCAGTGCCAACAGCGGTAGAAGCGGATATAGCGGTAAAAGTGATCCTAGTGGTAAGAGCGAGTTTAGTGGTAAGAGCGAGTTTAGTGGTAAGAGCGAGTTTAGTGGCAAGAGCGAGTTTAGTGGTAAGGGAGAGTTTAGTGGACAGAGTCCAAATAGCACCAACAGCACGAGTACCAATAGCACCGGCACCATTAGCTTTGGCAAGAGCTCGCAAAAGAGTAGTAGGGGTCAACACCGcgaagggggagaagacGAGAACACCCAAACCATATGGATCGACTACGAAGTCAACCCCGTTATTATAAAAGGTAGCAATAAAACTGAAAGTCACGCTGCATCTATGGATCAAATGTCTAAACAAAAACAGAACCCATTGACACCAATTTATGAGCCATATTCAAAAGATCTAGACAGCTTGTTTGATATAAGTCAGGTACAAACCCCAGCCATTCTCCTAGGCATATACCAAGGTTTGATAGTGTCCGTATCCAGAAGACACCAAATGAATGTACCCGCCTTTTATCAACTAGTGAAACAGGAAGTCATCAGGTTAAGTAACTGCCATTCCTTTACCATAGATGCATTGAAACAACTTGCATGGATAGCACCCAATTTGATACAGCTAAATAAGGTAGTCATAACGAAGGAAATTTTTGAAACGAATCAAGAAGCCTACCCGGAGTTTGTCACAGGAAGGAAAGTAGAAGATATACAAATAAGAGAGCATACAGATTTGTgcgaaaatatatataaatatagcCATTCTGATAAACTGGAAATGTTAAAGAGGATTATCATTAATTGGGTTAATGTGAAGCATAACGAATtgttaaaagaaattaatcCGGATTTTTATTTGCCCAAATATTCTGAACTTAAAAAATGGCATtccaaatttaattttaaggatatcctttttccatgtgttactttggaggaaaataaaattttagcTCAATTAGCACAGACTCCTCAAGAGAGCAATGCAGATGATTTTATTGTTATCCAAGATAGCcccataaaatgtgcgaccAACGATTTCAGGAAAAATGGTACTTTCCTAAAAGATatgcagaaggagaaaacgaGGACTCCCTtaggaaggaacagaagaaaatcaAACATGCTTGGTGGTGGGAGTAGTCCATTCGCTAGTTCCTTCAACCATAATAACAGCATGGGGGAATCcccaaggaaaaaagaaacaagtAACATGAAACAGATAAGGGAAGAAGCcaacaagaaaaatatcataaaagaaattaaaacaaaatttgaTAAAGAACACGAAACAGTATtgagtgagaaaaaaaaatttgaagatgCAACATGGATTGCAGAAATTATCCACGACACATTTATAGTCGAAGGAACACAAACAGTCATAGAAATAAATACCTTCTCTAAAAGAATTGCAGACAAGTATAAAACAAATAAGGGTTTCCAGATGGATGAGGGTAAAATAGCACGTCTAATAGAAATGCTCCCACAATATGTTTCCGACATTAGTTTAAAGCCTAGTATGATGgatagaaataaaatgacTCTATCAGTCAAATGTAAGAAAAATCTCGGTACCTTCCTGGAGCCACTTACCAACAAAATTAACGACCTTTCTCGGAAATATCaagaattgaaaaagaataaagaaaagagatTAAACGAATTATGGAAACAGCACAACGTTGGTTTTGAGCTCACCGAGAATAttaagaagttttttttaagcCCCAGTTCGGTGTGCTTCTCGGATATTTAAGATGCTGCCTCGGTGTTCTCACCTGTGTCACTTGCACCATCTGCTCCATCTGCTCCATCTGCGCCATTTGCGCCATTTGCGCCATCGGCGCCATCGGCGTCATCTGCATGCACCTTCTTCTCTGTCCCCTTCGTCATTATCGTTGTGTGTTCCTCACTCTGGACGCCCCTTCCTACTgtccaattttttgtaacacCCACGCGGATTATATCTGCACGCGTGCGTGCCaaggtacatacatatatttatatattgtATGCACTCATGCAAAGACGCTCGTTTTTCTACGCCGGGAGTGTACTTAGGAGTGTTCCCAGCGCCCCATCCATGGTTAACGCCCCCTAATGTATGTTTCATTCGTGTAGCATACTCAAATGTATCCACAAGTAGTGATGCcctgtaaattttttttttactttttttgttcccttcttttttttgctttttcttcctttttttttttttttttttttttttccctttttttttactttttttgcaatatgCTCCACGTATTATCTTCATAACGCAAAATGAAGCAATATTTGTGCGCATCTTATATGTTACATCACAGCTGTTTGTTTACGTGCCTGCCGCGCGCCAGGGCATACGCCATCGTTTCACACCTACCCATTCATGTGTACGTAATGTGTGTATTCGAGcggacaatttttttggaaGAGATCCTTCTCGCGATTCACCCCATCATATACTGTCTTGTGCTTTTGCGAATCTCttaattttctcattttactCTTTTCCTTGTGTTTTCCCCCACATGTCCTTCGGGCACATCCGTTTAAAGGAAACTCCTTTAAACCGCAGATACACCTTGCGTAAGCGATGCATCTACGTATGCCCCCCCCGTTCGGTTATTACCACGTTACGTGCAAATATCATTTTGCTTTTGGCGAGCGTAACACGTTGAGGGGATAGCGAACGATACAGACGAATCCAAATAATGTGAGTAGGGACGTGTCTGCATGTATGTAggtgcaaatatatatatatgcatctgCACATGGAAGCGCTTCTACGGCAAATTTGTGTAGTATGCGTGTCTTTCCAATCTTTTTAGTGAACATTTATGTTTCATGTAAATGCGCCCCCCGTTTCAGACATCCGCAAGGTGGGAGGTTATGCTGTGtcacatgtgcatattcgATCGTATACTCACATATCCACACACCTATATACGTAGAAGTGCTTTTCCATAATCATCATTTGCCAAGTGTCTGCATGATTAACCTCTATGTTCAacattattaatttttattctttttccttcctcctcactCCTTacgtccttcttcttttccttttatatttcATTGCGTAAAATGCAATtcaagaaatattttttcctttttttgttgtgcaAACATAAagcaaaatgtacatttttataagtataaatatacagaaatatatatttacatatgcacatgtggaGGTGCaatcgaaaagaaaaatatttgacCTGATCTGTTTTCTTCCCGTCTGTTTTTCCGAGaaatgctttatttttttttttcccctatgaCTATCAAAAATGTGGTTTTCCCGAATGAGACATAACTTTTAGTTATGGCGAACTGGTTCAAAAGTACCTTCTATATAGTagtcctttatttttatatatatattttttttgcttacaATTTAAAGTGCGagaatggagaaaacaaTTAAAACTGCGCTgcacaaaaatgtgtgtacAGCGAAAATGTCTACGGGACAAACATGTGGCCAATTCTTTCgaacccttttttattccttccctgttGACCCAATAAGAATAAGcaaaatgtaattttttacaaaattcaGATCTGT is a genomic window containing:
- a CDS encoding CDT1-like protein, putative, which codes for MDYQGDIIDEDSMTPRVFDRTKKSMGMKNFSMKNFNMKNNEMENSPTKKQTNRKKSRNFNMEEGDNRSISKIKRVKKDITKTGYDYTNMQKMEGMYTNEMTDGGREKIDNVDNADTNGRFTTNTMEKSESSFMNNGWQTPKKSNVGMYYSGIDNPSTLKKYKTPCEMDMINPDESLIGNKCITINNYVNPPKYVAPVVTPSKFPLSGENNPQMTYDDFRCLFKHKACIISEHEFNSKKNSNQIDNYENKYIECFTSNYENNSWPNKKEVSPSLRRSNTKMLNISKESPRSGKRKMSNGMKVSTKRMLNILDEYGKNKGDKENGVNSGTSANSGRSGYSGKSDPSGKSEFSGKSEFSGKSEFSGKSEFSGKGEFSGQSPNSTNSTSTNSTGTISFGKSSQKSSRGQHREGGEDENTQTIWIDYEVNPVIIKGSNKTESHAASMDQMSKQKQNPLTPIYEPYSKDLDSLFDISQVQTPAILLGIYQGLIVSVSRRHQMNVPAFYQLVKQEVIRLSNCHSFTIDALKQLAWIAPNLIQLNKVVITKEIFETNQEAYPEFVTGRKVEDIQIREHTDLCENIYKYSHSDKLEMLKRIIINWVNVKHNELLKEINPDFYLPKYSELKKWHSKFNFKDILFPCVTLEENKILAQLAQTPQESNADDFIVIQDSPIKCATNDFRKNGTFLKDMQKEKTRTPLGRNRRKSNMLGGGSSPFASSFNHNNSMGESPRKKETSNMKQIREEANKKNIIKEIKTKFDKEHETVLSEKKKFEDATWIAEIIHDTFIVEGTQTVIEINTFSKRIADKYKTNKGFQMDEGKIARLIEMLPQYVSDISLKPSMMDRNKMTLSVKCKKNLGTFLEPLTNKINDLSRKYQELKKNKEKRLNELWKQHNVGFELTENIKKFFLSPSSVCFSDI